DNA from Deltaproteobacteria bacterium:
GAACCAGATTATTGCCGCTGCCCTGAGTTTCGGGCCTCTGCTGTTGCTGTGGATCATCGGCTGGGCCCAATCATTGACAGGGCCGACTCTGGGCAGCATCATCGGCTACTTGTCTCTGGTGAATCACTTCGACAACTTCACCAAGGGAATTGTAGACTCCCGCGACGCTCTCTTCTACCTGTTGTTTACTACCCTGTTCATTTTCACCACCCTCCGCATCCTGGAATCAAGGCAGTGGAGAGGATAGAGGCATGAGACAGACGTCCAGGTTCTTGAAACGCTTGACCACCACCTCTTTTGGATTCCTCGCTTTTACAGGGATTGTCGTTCTCGTGGCCCTCATTGGCCAGCGTCATCCGCTGCGACTGGACCTCACAGAAAACAAGCGCTACACCCTGACGGAACAGTCCAAAAAAGTCCTCAGTGCTCTCAATGGTGACATCCAGATCAAGGCTTTTTTCCAAGAAACCGCAGCCGAGCGTGACAGGGTTCGCGACTTGTTGAAGACTTATCGTTATACCTCGAAGAAGGTGCACTTCCAGTTCATCGACCCCGACCGACAGCCGGCTCTAGCACGACAGTATCAGATCCGCGACTACGGCACCCTGGTTCTGGAAGGCTTCGGCAAATCGCAGACCATCACCAGTGCGGAAGAGGAGGCTATCACCAATGCCATCCTCAAACTTTCCCAGGACAGGGAGAAAATCGTCTATTTTCTTACCGGCCACGGTGAAAGAGATATTGGCGAAGCAGGAAAAGACGGCTATTCCCTGGTCAAGACCGCCATTGAAAAGCAAAACTTTAAAGTGAAGACCTGCAACCTGCTGGTGGCTCCCGAGGTGCCAGAGGATGCGGCTGTCCTGGTAATCGCCGGCCCGCAAAAGCCTTTACTGGCAAAAGAAGTAGAGGCTTTGCAGCACTACCTCGACCGGGGCGGCAACCTGTTGCTCATGCTGGACCCTTACAACCGCAGCGGTCTGGAAGAGATGCTGCGCTCGCATGGCATCCTCCTGACTGATGACATTATAGTAGATACCATGAGCAAGGTGTTTGGCGCTGACTACCTGATGCCGGTCATTGCCCAGTATGGTCATCACAAGATTACTGATGGTTTCAGGATCGCCTGTTTCTTCCCTGTTGCCCGCAGTGTAAGGGTTAGCTCCCCCGCCCCGGCCAACACTAAATTGCTGGAGCTTGCCCTTACCTCACAATACAGCTGGGCAGAAAGCGACTTCAAGACCACAGACAGCGAACCGCCTAAATTCAATGACAACAGAGACATCCAGGGCCCGGTGCCAGTAGCGGTAGCTGCTGCCATTACTCCAAGCAAGAAGAGTGACTCCACAGGAAAATCAACATCCCCGGGCAGAAAAAAACACCGCTCCAGCACTGCAGAGCTCGTGGTTTATGGCGATTCAGATTTCGCCAGCAACAGATACTTGAATCTTCAAGGTAACAGCGACCTCTTCCTCAATACCATAAACTTCCTGGCCCAGCAGGAGGACCTCATCACCATCGAACGTCCCCGGGCCAAGGCCGCCCCTTTGACGCTGACCCGCTCACAGAGTCTGGTGCTCTTCTGGATCGGTATTCTCCTCATGCCTGCTGTAGTGCTGGCAGCTGGCGTTGCTGTTTTCAACTTCAGGAGGAAACAGAGATGAAGACGCGAACCGTTTTCATCTACATTGGCATCCTGCTCCTTGTTGGCGGCTATTTCGCCTACTTCGAGGTGTTCCAAGAGCAACAGAAAATTGCCAGAGAAAAGGCCGCCAGTCATTTGTTCCACCTGTCCTCCTCTGAAGTCACTGGTCTCAGCCTGGCCAGCAAAGAAAATGGCACCATAGTCTTGCACAAAGAGAATGATTGGCTGATTGTCGAGCCTGTGCGGACCAGAGCAGACAACTTTGTAGTGACAGGGATTCTTGCCACTCTGCAGAACATGAAAGCAGAACGCCGCCTGGAACTGGCAAAGAGCAGTACGGCAGACTATGGCCTTGATGCTCC
Protein-coding regions in this window:
- a CDS encoding GldG family protein, translated to MRQTSRFLKRLTTTSFGFLAFTGIVVLVALIGQRHPLRLDLTENKRYTLTEQSKKVLSALNGDIQIKAFFQETAAERDRVRDLLKTYRYTSKKVHFQFIDPDRQPALARQYQIRDYGTLVLEGFGKSQTITSAEEEAITNAILKLSQDREKIVYFLTGHGERDIGEAGKDGYSLVKTAIEKQNFKVKTCNLLVAPEVPEDAAVLVIAGPQKPLLAKEVEALQHYLDRGGNLLLMLDPYNRSGLEEMLRSHGILLTDDIIVDTMSKVFGADYLMPVIAQYGHHKITDGFRIACFFPVARSVRVSSPAPANTKLLELALTSQYSWAESDFKTTDSEPPKFNDNRDIQGPVPVAVAAAITPSKKSDSTGKSTSPGRKKHRSSTAELVVYGDSDFASNRYLNLQGNSDLFLNTINFLAQQEDLITIERPRAKAAPLTLTRSQSLVLFWIGILLMPAVVLAAGVAVFNFRRKQR